A window from Malania oleifera isolate guangnan ecotype guangnan chromosome 7, ASM2987363v1, whole genome shotgun sequence encodes these proteins:
- the LOC131160465 gene encoding uncharacterized protein LOC131160465 isoform X1 — MAAKPHLASSASMALTLNFSSFNSMPFLFHYSSSSSQLTTKTGSKPQFCIIIPKIYSRQTPTLALYRRLFLPSVSGIWDALTGGDSAREAVISIRRGMLLFRQGDVSGSLADFDRAIELDPRQKSYLWQRGLSLYYLDRFEEGAEQFRLDVAQNPNDTEESIWCFLCEAQLYGVNEARNRFLQIGKDPRPVMQEAYNLFKDGGDPEKFVAAFSSGQENEYFYASLYAGLYHESQNEEDAAKLNLLAACQCPYGLRADDYMAYLAKVHCHCRNWSSS, encoded by the exons ATGGCAGCAAAGCCCCATCTCGCCTCTTCCGCATCCATGGCTTTAACCCTCAACTTCAGTTCCTTTAATTCCATGCCCTTTCTCTTCCACTACTCTTCTTCTTCATCCCAACTCACAACCAAGACAGGCTCTAAACCACAATTCTGTATCATTATTCCTAAAATCTACAGCCGCCAGACCCCAACTTTGGCACTTTACCGAAGATTATTCCTTCCTTCAGTTTCTGGAATCTGGGATGCCCTGACGGGCGGTGATTCTGCTCGTGAAGCTGTAATCTCCATTCGACGAGGAATGCTGCTCTTCAGGCAG GGTGATGTTTCGGGGTCTTTAGCGGACTTTGATCGAGCCATCGAGCTAGATCCCCGTCAAAAGTCAT ATCTTTGGCAGAGGGGACTATCACTTTACTATCTTGATCG GTTTGAAGAAGGCGCAGAGCAGTTTCGATTAGATGTTGCTCAGAATCCAAATGACACAGAGGAGTCAATATGGTGTTTCCTCTGTGAAGCTCAATTATATGGAGTCAACGAAGCAAGGAACCGATTTCTTCAG ATCGGCAAAGATCCACGACCTGTAATGCAGGAAGCTTATAACCTTTTTAAAGATGGTGGTGATCCTGAAAAG TTTGTTGCTGCATTTTCAAGTGGTCAGGAGAATGAGTACTTCTATGCTTCTCTATATGCTGGACTTTATCATGAATCTCAG AACGAAGAGGATGCTGCCAAACTTAATTTACTTGCTGCATGTCAGTGCCCTTATGGACTAAG GGCTGATGATTATATGGCTTACCTTGCTAAGGTTCATTGTCATTGTCGAAATTGGAGCTCCAGCTAA
- the LOC131160465 gene encoding uncharacterized protein LOC131160465 isoform X2, which translates to MAAKPHLASSASMALTLNFSSFNSMPFLFHYSSSSSQLTTKTGSKPQFCIIIPKIYSRQTPTLALYRRLFLPSVSGIWDALTGGDSAREAVISIRRGMLLFRQGDVSGSLADFDRAIELDPRQKSYLWQRGLSLYYLDRFEEGAEQFRLDVAQNPNDTEESIWCFLCEAQLYGVNEARNRFLQIGKDPRPVMQEAYNLFKDGGDPEKFVAAFSSGQENEYFYASLYAGLYHESQQDSAPCATTCWLGTGNTNSKHWHVRGV; encoded by the exons ATGGCAGCAAAGCCCCATCTCGCCTCTTCCGCATCCATGGCTTTAACCCTCAACTTCAGTTCCTTTAATTCCATGCCCTTTCTCTTCCACTACTCTTCTTCTTCATCCCAACTCACAACCAAGACAGGCTCTAAACCACAATTCTGTATCATTATTCCTAAAATCTACAGCCGCCAGACCCCAACTTTGGCACTTTACCGAAGATTATTCCTTCCTTCAGTTTCTGGAATCTGGGATGCCCTGACGGGCGGTGATTCTGCTCGTGAAGCTGTAATCTCCATTCGACGAGGAATGCTGCTCTTCAGGCAG GGTGATGTTTCGGGGTCTTTAGCGGACTTTGATCGAGCCATCGAGCTAGATCCCCGTCAAAAGTCAT ATCTTTGGCAGAGGGGACTATCACTTTACTATCTTGATCG GTTTGAAGAAGGCGCAGAGCAGTTTCGATTAGATGTTGCTCAGAATCCAAATGACACAGAGGAGTCAATATGGTGTTTCCTCTGTGAAGCTCAATTATATGGAGTCAACGAAGCAAGGAACCGATTTCTTCAG ATCGGCAAAGATCCACGACCTGTAATGCAGGAAGCTTATAACCTTTTTAAAGATGGTGGTGATCCTGAAAAG TTTGTTGCTGCATTTTCAAGTGGTCAGGAGAATGAGTACTTCTATGCTTCTCTATATGCTGGACTTTATCATGAATCTCAG CAGGACAGTGCCCCATGTGCCACAACATGCTGGCTGGGAACCGGCAACACCAACTCCAAGCACTGGCACGTGAGAGGTGTTTGA
- the LOC131160821 gene encoding WUSCHEL-related homeobox 8-like produces the protein MEREKQQQLQREERSQQQQQIIQQNHHHQSGGGGLFLKVMTDEQMELLRRQIAAYAIICEQLVEMHKAISAQHDLSGMRMGSLYCDPLMTSASHKITARQRWTPTPLQLQILERMFEQGNGTPTKQKIKEITAELSQHGPISETNVYNWFQNRRARSKRKRTLAVSPNVNAELSEVETDDDSPKDKKTRSTHDHAVGHSSDNSGSGLRSSEKNRYFPAHDHQMSTEMHCVATQQQQPNAVCLRMESGVECKLSPQCLLQAPPE, from the exons ATGGAGAGGGAAAAGCAGCAACAGTTGCAGCGAGAAGAACGGTCGCAGCAACAGCAGCAAATAATACAACAGAATCATCATCATCAGAGTGGAGGCGGAGGATTGTTTCTGAAGGTGATGACGGACGAGCAGATGGAGCTTCTCCGTCGACAAATAGCGGCCTACGCCATCATCTGCGAGCAGCTCGTCGAGATGCACAAGGCCATTTCCGCCCAACACGACCTCTCtg GAATGAGGATGGGGAGCCTGTACTGCGACCCACTAATGACATCCGCAAGCCACAAAATCACAGCCCGGCAGCGGTGGACGCCAACCCCCTTGCAGCTCCAAATCCTGGAGCGCATGTTTGAGCAAGGCAACGGCACTCCCACCAAGCAGAAGATCAAGGAGATAACCGCTGAGCTATCGCAGCACGGCCCCATCTCCGAAACAAACGTCTACAACTGGTTCCAGAACCGTCGGGCTCGCTCCAAGAGGAAGCGGACGCTCGCCGTGTCACCCAATGTCAACGCAGAGCTATCGGAAGTCGAGACTGACGATGACTCCCCAAAGGATAAGAAAACCAGAAGCACCCATGATCACGCCGTCGGCCATTCCAGTGACAACTCCGGCTCAGGACTGAGGTCTAGTGAGAAGAACAGGTATTTCCCAGCTCATGATCATCAGATGAGTACTGAGATGCATTGCGTGGCTACGCAGCAGCAGCAGcctaatg CCGTCTGTTTGAGGATGGAAAGTGGTGTTGAATGCAagttgagtccccaatgcctcctgcaagctccccCAGAATAg